Proteins co-encoded in one Polaromonas vacuolata genomic window:
- a CDS encoding glutaredoxin family protein → MRSQLKKLLVLSLSLATFAAVNSSARAQQIFRIVGADGKVTFSDQAPSSQSNATVQAVTAENSAGQDSNTAINMLPYALKQVAIKYPVTFYTSNQCSACAAARAMLVGRGIPFTEKTISTTEDIQALERLSGDNSLPFATLGGQQLKGYAEVEWTQFLNAAGYPAVSQLPASYRQIPATPLVKITSVSVAPKSAASSPARRITPVTPATNNPSGIRF, encoded by the coding sequence ATGCGTTCACAGCTAAAAAAACTTCTAGTCCTTAGCCTTAGCCTAGCAACTTTTGCCGCAGTTAATAGCTCGGCACGAGCGCAACAAATATTTCGTATTGTCGGTGCAGACGGAAAAGTCACTTTTTCTGACCAAGCGCCTTCAAGCCAAAGCAATGCCACAGTCCAAGCTGTGACGGCAGAAAATTCGGCTGGTCAAGACAGCAATACAGCTATCAATATGCTGCCGTATGCGCTCAAGCAAGTAGCGATCAAATACCCCGTCACTTTCTACACCAGTAATCAATGCAGCGCCTGTGCTGCTGCACGCGCTATGCTGGTCGGGCGCGGTATTCCCTTTACCGAAAAAACTATTTCAACAACCGAAGATATTCAAGCCCTAGAGCGCTTGAGTGGAGACAACAGCCTGCCTTTTGCTACTCTGGGAGGGCAACAACTCAAGGGCTACGCCGAAGTCGAATGGACGCAGTTTCTAAACGCAGCAGGTTATCCCGCAGTCTCGCAATTGCCCGCTAGTTATCGCCAAATACCAGCCACGCCGCTGGTAAAAATTACCAGTGTTAGTGTCGCGCCAAAATCAGCCGCATCAAGTCCAGCTAGGCGCATAACACCCGTAACACCGGCGACGAACAATCCCAGCGGCATCCGATTTTAA
- a CDS encoding IS30 family transposase has protein sequence MIYTHLTRDERYQIAILVKANFNQSEIAKMMDRDKSSISRELRRNRGLRGYRPKQANDKAQERRLACANSPRVADSTWAVVEEKLAEAWSPEQISGHLEASHQPGVSYESIYQYIYADKRAGGTLHKTLRCQKTRKKRSSGRERRGTISRQVSIELRPDIVLERARFGDWEADLVIGAGQKQALVTINERVSRYSIIFHVPFKTAQAVGDALITLLKPFAHCVHTLTTDNGKEFSQHERIASALSADFFFAHPYASWERGANENMNGLIRQFFPKGMRFNCITDDDIALAMHRLNHRPRKCLGYRTPHQVFMEQLESYQHTVALQA, from the coding sequence ATGATTTACACACACCTCACCCGTGACGAACGTTACCAGATTGCAATCCTCGTCAAAGCAAACTTCAATCAAAGTGAAATTGCAAAAATGATGGACCGTGATAAATCGAGCATCAGCCGTGAGTTGCGTCGTAACCGCGGTCTACGAGGCTATCGCCCTAAGCAGGCAAATGACAAAGCCCAAGAACGTAGACTTGCCTGCGCCAATAGTCCTAGAGTTGCTGACTCGACATGGGCTGTAGTGGAGGAAAAGTTGGCTGAGGCTTGGAGCCCCGAGCAAATCAGCGGCCACCTCGAAGCTAGCCACCAACCCGGTGTTAGCTATGAGAGCATTTACCAGTACATCTACGCTGACAAACGCGCGGGCGGCACCTTGCATAAAACACTGCGTTGCCAGAAGACGCGAAAAAAACGCAGCAGTGGCCGTGAACGGCGCGGCACCATCTCTCGCCAGGTCTCAATAGAACTGCGACCCGACATCGTGCTTGAGCGTGCGCGCTTTGGCGACTGGGAGGCTGATCTGGTGATTGGTGCCGGGCAGAAGCAAGCACTAGTGACGATTAATGAGCGTGTCTCTCGCTATTCAATAATTTTCCACGTGCCATTCAAAACAGCGCAAGCCGTAGGGGACGCGTTAATCACTTTACTCAAACCGTTCGCTCATTGCGTGCACACTCTCACGACTGATAACGGCAAGGAATTTTCTCAGCATGAACGAATAGCTTCTGCGCTGAGTGCAGATTTCTTTTTCGCCCATCCATACGCCTCGTGGGAGCGTGGGGCGAACGAGAATATGAACGGTTTGATTCGCCAGTTTTTCCCAAAGGGGATGCGCTTTAATTGCATCACCGACGATGACATTGCTTTAGCGATGCACAGGCTCAATCATCGTCCTAGAAAATGTTTAGGGTATCGAACGCCGCATCAGGTTTTTATGGAACAGTTAGAGTCCTATCAGCATACGGTTGCACTTCAAGCTTGA
- the rpiA gene encoding ribose-5-phosphate isomerase RpiA translates to MTQDELKTLVGQAALQYIQAGSIVGVGTGSTVNKFIDALATIKDKIAGAVSSSVASTERLQALGIKVFEAGEVDELAVYVDGADEIDNAGNMIKGGGAALTREKIVAAQSLQFICIADDSKLVQMLGHFPVPVEVVPMAARRITRQFEALGGSAVLRLKNGLPLVTDNGQHILDVSGLSIADPLAFESQVNQWPGVVTVGVFAFQKASICLLGTADGVKTLNF, encoded by the coding sequence ATGACTCAAGACGAACTTAAAACGCTGGTCGGTCAGGCCGCCCTTCAATATATTCAGGCCGGCAGCATAGTCGGTGTTGGCACGGGGTCTACCGTGAATAAATTTATCGATGCCTTAGCCACCATTAAAGACAAAATTGCTGGCGCAGTATCGAGCTCAGTCGCTTCGACCGAACGTTTGCAAGCCCTAGGCATCAAGGTGTTTGAAGCTGGCGAGGTTGATGAGTTAGCCGTTTACGTAGACGGTGCGGATGAAATTGACAACGCTGGCAACATGATTAAAGGCGGTGGTGCTGCGCTCACACGCGAAAAAATCGTGGCCGCTCAGTCGCTGCAATTTATTTGTATTGCGGATGATTCAAAGCTGGTTCAAATGTTGGGGCATTTTCCTGTGCCGGTTGAGGTTGTGCCAATGGCGGCAAGACGCATTACGCGTCAGTTCGAAGCTTTAGGCGGCTCAGCAGTGTTGCGCTTAAAAAATGGTTTGCCGCTGGTGACGGATAACGGTCAACACATTCTCGATGTGTCGGGCTTGAGCATTGCAGATCCGCTGGCTTTTGAGTCGCAGGTTAATCAGTGGCCTGGCGTGGTGACAGTGGGTGTATTTGCATTTCAGAAAGCTTCGATCTGCCTGCTCGGCACAGCCGATGGCGTTAAAACTCTGAATTTTTAA
- a CDS encoding M3 family metallopeptidase: MTNPLLDFSDLPLFDKITPDGVAPAMDQLLQKSEAALEVVTAADFPANWTAISAELDVATEELGRAWGAVNHLNSVVDTPELRAAYNAVLPKVTQFLTRMSADERLFAKYKAINTAELNPEQTQAHKNAMRNFVLSGADLIGQDKERFAQIQERQAELSQKFSENALDATNAYAYYASLEELAGVPADVIETAREQAKAEGKDGYKLTLMMPSYLPVMQFADSSDLRETISRAYSTRASDQAAQAFIQFDNSAIIQEILALRLEEAKLLGYKNYGEVSVAAKMAKSPEEVITFLRDLASRAKPYAEKDVADLRAFAASHLKLTEPKTWDYAYISEKLKEERYAFSEQEVKQYFTAPKVLAGLFKIVETLFEVSIRKDQAPVWKAGVEFYRIERAGQLVGQFYLDKPARTGKRGGAWMDDVRARWLRPDNGKLQTPVAHLVCNFADGVGGNPALLTHDDVTTLFHEFGHGLHHMLTQINERDVSGISGVEWDAVELPSQFMENFCWEWDVLKHMTAHVETGAALPRPLFDKMLAAKNFQSGMQTLRQVEFSLFDMLLHTSHQPSDDVMLLLNEVRQEVAVIQAPAYSRTAHTFSHIFSGGYAAGYYSYKWAEVLSADAYAAFEESAGAGQSTVSVETGKKYRTAILEAGGSRPAMESFKAFRGREPTIDALLRHQGMAS; the protein is encoded by the coding sequence ATGACAAATCCTCTTCTAGACTTTTCCGACCTCCCGCTGTTTGACAAAATCACACCTGATGGTGTGGCTCCAGCGATGGATCAATTACTGCAAAAATCCGAGGCTGCACTTGAAGTGGTTACAGCCGCGGATTTCCCCGCCAATTGGACGGCGATTTCTGCAGAACTAGATGTAGCGACCGAAGAACTCGGTCGCGCTTGGGGCGCAGTCAACCACCTCAATAGCGTCGTAGACACGCCTGAGCTTCGCGCCGCATACAACGCAGTGCTGCCAAAGGTGACGCAATTTCTAACCCGCATGAGCGCCGACGAGCGCTTATTTGCAAAATACAAAGCCATCAACACCGCCGAGTTAAACCCGGAACAAACCCAAGCGCACAAAAATGCGATGCGCAATTTTGTTCTCTCAGGTGCAGACCTCATCGGTCAAGACAAAGAACGCTTTGCACAAATTCAAGAACGCCAAGCCGAGCTAAGCCAAAAGTTTAGTGAAAATGCACTCGACGCCACCAACGCATATGCTTACTACGCAAGCCTAGAAGAGCTCGCTGGCGTGCCAGCCGACGTGATCGAAACCGCGCGCGAACAAGCTAAAGCAGAAGGCAAGGACGGCTACAAGCTCACTTTAATGATGCCTAGCTACTTGCCGGTGATGCAGTTTGCCGACAGCAGCGATTTGCGCGAAACCATTTCCCGCGCCTACAGCACCCGCGCAAGTGACCAAGCAGCGCAAGCTTTTATCCAATTCGATAACAGCGCCATCATCCAAGAAATCCTCGCACTGCGCTTAGAAGAAGCCAAGTTGCTGGGTTACAAAAACTACGGCGAAGTCTCAGTCGCCGCCAAAATGGCCAAGTCGCCAGAAGAAGTGATCACTTTTTTACGCGACCTCGCCTCACGCGCCAAGCCGTATGCCGAAAAAGACGTTGCCGACCTGCGCGCCTTCGCAGCCAGTCATTTAAAACTGACGGAACCAAAAACTTGGGACTACGCCTACATTAGCGAAAAACTCAAGGAAGAGCGCTACGCTTTTAGCGAGCAAGAAGTCAAACAATACTTCACCGCACCTAAAGTGCTGGCGGGTTTATTCAAAATTGTGGAGACCTTGTTCGAAGTCTCCATCCGCAAAGATCAAGCGCCGGTGTGGAAAGCCGGTGTCGAGTTCTACCGCATAGAGCGCGCCGGCCAATTAGTCGGTCAGTTCTATCTCGACAAACCTGCACGCACTGGTAAACGCGGCGGCGCCTGGATGGATGACGTACGCGCCCGTTGGTTGCGCCCAGACAACGGCAAACTGCAAACACCGGTGGCCCATTTGGTCTGCAATTTTGCCGATGGCGTAGGCGGCAACCCAGCGCTTTTGACGCATGACGACGTGACCACCTTGTTTCACGAATTCGGCCACGGCTTGCACCACATGCTGACGCAAATTAACGAGCGCGATGTCTCTGGCATTAGCGGCGTCGAATGGGATGCGGTTGAATTGCCAAGTCAATTTATGGAAAACTTCTGCTGGGAATGGGATGTGCTAAAGCACATGACAGCCCATGTCGAGACCGGTGCAGCCCTGCCGCGGCCACTGTTTGACAAGATGCTGGCAGCCAAAAATTTCCAAAGCGGCATGCAAACGCTGCGCCAAGTCGAGTTCTCGCTGTTTGACATGCTGCTGCACACTTCGCATCAGCCATCTGATGACGTGATGCTGCTGTTAAATGAAGTTCGCCAAGAAGTCGCCGTGATTCAAGCGCCGGCCTATAGCCGAACTGCTCACACCTTTAGCCATATTTTTTCTGGTGGTTATGCCGCCGGTTATTACAGCTACAAATGGGCCGAGGTGTTATCAGCCGACGCCTATGCCGCTTTCGAAGAAAGTGCCGGTGCGGGTCAAAGCACAGTCAGTGTTGAAACAGGTAAGAAATACCGTACCGCTATTTTGGAAGCCGGCGGTAGTCGCCCGGCCATGGAGTCGTTCAAAGCCTTCCGTGGCCGCGAGCCGACAATTGACGCCTTGCTGCGCCACCAAGGCATGGCAAGCTAA
- a CDS encoding quinone-dependent dihydroorotate dehydrogenase has protein sequence MSLIPYALTRPFLFSLDPETAHELTMTGLARSQGTPLALAYCASRVDDPVEIAGLKFPNRLGLAAGLDKNARCIDGLAAMGFGFIEVGTVTPLAQSGNPKPRMFRLPEAGAMINRLGFNNEGLQAFLANVQKSNVRKDILKNPLILGLNIGKNAATAIENAADDYLICLDGVYPHADYVTVNISSPNTKNLRALQSDEALDALLGKIAERREILTTQHGKRVPIFVKIAPDLDHDQVQTIAATLKRHSMDGVVATNTTLSREAVQGMAHAQETGGLSGAPLLESSNEVIRQLRSALGKAFPIIGVGGVMSGADALSKIKAGADLVQIYTGLIYKGPGLVFEAAKRIKKGI, from the coding sequence ATGTCCCTGATACCTTACGCCCTGACCCGTCCTTTTTTATTTAGTCTTGACCCCGAGACAGCCCACGAACTCACCATGACCGGCTTAGCGCGCAGTCAGGGCACGCCGCTGGCCTTGGCGTATTGCGCCAGCCGGGTCGATGATCCGGTTGAAATTGCAGGCCTAAAGTTTCCCAATCGTTTAGGGCTGGCCGCTGGACTGGACAAAAATGCGCGCTGTATTGACGGCTTAGCCGCTATGGGGTTTGGCTTTATCGAGGTCGGCACTGTCACTCCCCTAGCCCAGTCAGGCAACCCCAAACCCCGCATGTTTAGACTGCCTGAAGCAGGCGCCATGATTAATCGTTTGGGCTTTAATAATGAAGGCCTGCAAGCTTTTCTGGCGAATGTCCAAAAATCCAACGTACGCAAAGATATATTAAAAAATCCACTGATATTGGGTTTAAACATCGGCAAGAACGCCGCCACTGCAATTGAAAATGCGGCTGATGACTACCTGATTTGCCTTGACGGCGTCTACCCGCATGCTGACTACGTGACGGTGAATATCTCCAGCCCCAACACCAAAAATTTACGCGCCTTGCAAAGTGATGAAGCACTAGACGCTCTACTCGGAAAAATCGCTGAACGCCGCGAAATACTGACCACACAGCATGGCAAACGCGTGCCGATATTCGTAAAAATTGCGCCCGATCTAGACCATGATCAGGTGCAAACCATAGCCGCAACGCTTAAACGCCATAGTATGGATGGTGTGGTCGCCACCAACACCACACTCAGCCGCGAGGCCGTACAAGGCATGGCGCACGCCCAAGAAACCGGTGGTTTAAGTGGTGCGCCTTTGCTCGAATCTAGCAATGAAGTCATTCGGCAGCTGCGCTCAGCACTGGGGAAAGCTTTTCCAATTATTGGCGTGGGCGGGGTGATGAGCGGCGCAGACGCACTTTCAAAAATTAAAGCCGGTGCAGATTTAGTGCAAATTTATACCGGGCTAATTTACAAAGGACCAGGCCTGGTTTTTGAGGCAGCCAAGCGTATCAAAAAAGGAATTTGA
- a CDS encoding class II glutamine amidotransferase has protein sequence MCQLLGMNSAIPADVRFSLTGFAARGGLTDHHGDGFGVGFFEDKACRLFMDTQPASTSPVAELLKHYPIKSRNVIAHIRKATQGSSQRLENCHPFTRELWGRHWLFAHNGDLKNYAPALDGVCLPVGATDSERAFCEILQTLRASSQREPCTPEQTFETLCQVTQKIACHGVFNFLLSNGQTMFAHCSTRLWYLQRQWPFSNAQLVDSELSMDFALTNVANDKLCIIATQPLTRNECWQQLEAGQLLWIEDGELIQKVQLEVSEQVKFQNAANLACV, from the coding sequence ATGTGTCAATTGCTTGGTATGAATTCTGCCATTCCCGCCGATGTGCGGTTTTCTCTCACTGGTTTTGCTGCCCGAGGCGGCCTGACTGACCACCATGGAGATGGCTTCGGCGTCGGATTTTTTGAAGACAAGGCCTGCCGGCTTTTTATGGATACCCAGCCGGCATCGACTTCTCCAGTGGCCGAACTTCTCAAACACTACCCGATCAAGTCACGTAACGTGATTGCGCACATACGCAAGGCGACTCAAGGCAGCTCACAGAGACTTGAAAACTGTCATCCTTTCACGCGTGAGCTTTGGGGTCGACATTGGTTGTTTGCGCACAATGGAGACTTAAAAAACTATGCACCAGCGCTTGATGGAGTTTGTCTTCCCGTAGGCGCAACTGACAGTGAACGGGCTTTTTGCGAAATCCTGCAAACCCTGCGCGCTAGCAGCCAACGTGAGCCGTGCACTCCTGAGCAGACGTTTGAAACCTTGTGCCAAGTCACCCAAAAAATCGCTTGCCATGGCGTGTTTAATTTTCTGCTGTCTAACGGACAGACCATGTTTGCGCATTGCTCAACACGGCTTTGGTATTTGCAGCGCCAATGGCCTTTTTCAAACGCACAACTTGTTGACTCGGAACTAAGCATGGATTTTGCCCTGACCAATGTAGCTAACGACAAGCTGTGCATCATTGCTACCCAGCCTTTGACACGCAATGAGTGCTGGCAGCAACTAGAGGCCGGGCAGTTGCTTTGGATAGAAGATGGAGAGTTGATTCAAAAAGTTCAGCTTGAAGTCAGCGAGCAAGTGAAGTTTCAAAACGCGGCTAACTTAGCCTGCGTTTAA
- the folP gene encoding dihydropteroate synthase, whose protein sequence is MIQNSSTLAAVWQTARFQIDLSSPRVMGIVNATPDSFSDGGQYYAPSQGLESVFAHCEKLVADGADILDIGAESTRPGAIAVSLEEELARLLPVLRHALTLGVPVSVDSYKSQVMQVALDLGADIINDIWALRQPGALSVVAAHPSCGVCLMHMHREPQTMQIQPMLGDVLPQVLDFLTQRAVALKAAGVDSARITLDPGIGFGKSVAQNFSLLARQHELLVAGYPLLAGWSRKSSLASLSNTQPANGLPDNAERMLPSVAAALLAVERGARIVRVHDVQQTVQALKVWQAAR, encoded by the coding sequence ATGATTCAAAACTCCAGCACTCTGGCTGCTGTTTGGCAGACTGCTCGCTTTCAGATTGATTTAAGTTCACCGCGCGTTATGGGCATAGTCAATGCCACGCCGGATTCATTTTCTGATGGCGGTCAGTACTACGCGCCAAGCCAGGGACTCGAATCGGTTTTTGCGCACTGTGAAAAACTCGTCGCTGATGGTGCGGATATTTTGGATATCGGTGCTGAATCGACTCGCCCCGGTGCAATTGCAGTATCACTTGAGGAAGAATTAGCCCGACTATTGCCTGTTTTGCGTCATGCGCTCACCCTGGGAGTGCCGGTTTCAGTGGACAGCTACAAGTCGCAAGTGATGCAGGTGGCGCTAGATTTAGGCGCTGACATCATTAACGACATTTGGGCGCTTAGGCAGCCCGGTGCGTTGTCTGTTGTCGCTGCCCATCCATCTTGTGGCGTTTGCTTAATGCACATGCACCGCGAACCACAAACCATGCAGATCCAACCCATGCTGGGTGATGTATTACCTCAAGTGTTGGATTTTTTGACGCAGCGCGCAGTTGCGCTAAAAGCTGCTGGCGTAGATTCCGCTCGCATCACGCTCGACCCCGGTATAGGTTTTGGCAAAAGCGTAGCGCAAAATTTTTCCTTGTTAGCGCGTCAGCACGAACTCCTTGTTGCCGGCTACCCACTCTTGGCGGGTTGGTCGCGTAAATCATCATTGGCCAGTCTTAGCAATACTCAGCCAGCTAACGGCCTGCCTGATAATGCAGAGCGCATGCTGCCCAGTGTTGCGGCGGCTTTGCTAGCGGTTGAACGCGGCGCACGTATTGTTAGAGTACATGATGTGCAGCAGACCGTTCAAGCGCTCAAAGTTTGGCAGGCAGCTCGCTAA
- a CDS encoding YhbY family RNA-binding protein: MAQIILTPAQRKDHRSEAHHLNAVVMIGSDGLTDAVKKETDAALNAHGLIKVRVQSDERSSREQIFQILSNELNAAPIQHIGKLLVLWRPIPEKEKKIDEDRMPGPRDIKVLKNSSRYGQRPEVRTLRVLGNQRLTPGGTIKRAKKPQLRSAKKRSQD; this comes from the coding sequence ATGGCTCAAATAATACTTACCCCCGCCCAGCGCAAAGACCACCGCTCTGAGGCACATCATCTCAATGCGGTTGTGATGATAGGCTCCGACGGCTTAACCGACGCTGTCAAAAAAGAAACCGACGCGGCGCTCAATGCGCACGGCCTGATTAAGGTACGGGTTCAATCCGACGAACGCTCAAGTCGCGAACAAATTTTTCAAATACTGAGCAATGAACTCAACGCAGCGCCGATTCAGCACATCGGCAAACTGTTGGTGCTGTGGCGCCCGATTCCTGAGAAAGAAAAGAAAATTGACGAAGACCGCATGCCGGGTCCGCGCGACATCAAAGTGCTGAAAAACAGCTCACGTTACGGTCAGCGCCCAGAAGTGCGAACCCTGCGCGTGCTGGGTAATCAGCGCTTAACACCAGGCGGCACTATCAAACGCGCGAAAAAGCCCCAATTACGCAGTGCCAAGAAAAGATCGCAAGACTGA
- the ftsH gene encoding ATP-dependent zinc metalloprotease FtsH, whose translation MNNQWFSKIAVWLVIAMVLFTVFKQFDTRTAAGASALGYSEFLDEVRGKRIKTATISEGQGGTEILATTSDDRRIRTTATFLDRGLIGDLIANDVKFDVKPREESSLLTTLLVSWGPMLLLIGVWIYFMRQMQGGGKGGAFSFGKSKARMMDEATNTTTFADVAGCDEAKEEVKEVVDFLKDPARFQKLGGRIPRGLLLVGPPGTGKTLLAKGIAGEAKVPFFSISGSDFVEMFVGVGASRVRDMFENAKKNAPCIIFIDEIDAVGRQRGAGLGGGNDEREQTLNQMLVEMDGFETNAGVIVVAATNRPDILDAALLRPGRFDRQVYVTLPDIRGREQILNVHMRKVPLGQDVNPGVIARGTPGMSGADLANLCNEAALMAARRNARTVEMQDFEKAKDKILMGPERRSMVMPEEERRNTAYHESGHALLGKMLPKCDPVHKVTIIPRGRALGVTMSLPAQDRYSYDRDYMLSQISMLFGGRIAEEVFMHQMTTGASNDFERATGLARDMVTRYGMTEALGTMVYAENEGEVFLGRSVTKTNNMSEATLQKVDAEVRRIIDQQYAVARTLIEDNQEKVHAMAKALLEWETIDGEQLDDIIAGKPPRPPKDWTPRNASVGGGSGPDGGSPPAVAAEPPAAPTPTAA comes from the coding sequence TTGAACAATCAGTGGTTTTCTAAAATTGCAGTCTGGCTTGTTATAGCCATGGTGCTTTTCACCGTATTTAAACAATTTGATACGCGTACCGCAGCCGGAGCATCTGCTCTTGGCTATTCCGAATTTCTCGACGAGGTGCGCGGTAAGCGCATTAAAACCGCGACCATCTCCGAAGGTCAAGGCGGCACTGAGATCTTGGCAACAACATCCGACGACAGAAGAATTCGCACGACTGCGACTTTCCTCGACCGTGGTTTGATTGGTGACTTGATTGCAAACGACGTTAAATTCGATGTCAAACCGCGTGAAGAAAGCTCTTTGCTCACCACCTTGTTGGTCAGCTGGGGCCCAATGCTTTTGCTAATTGGTGTTTGGATTTACTTCATGCGCCAAATGCAAGGCGGTGGCAAAGGCGGTGCGTTTAGTTTTGGTAAATCCAAAGCCCGCATGATGGATGAAGCGACCAACACGACTACTTTTGCTGACGTTGCCGGTTGCGACGAAGCCAAAGAAGAAGTCAAAGAGGTTGTCGACTTCCTGAAAGACCCTGCACGCTTTCAAAAGTTAGGCGGACGTATTCCCCGCGGTTTGTTGCTAGTTGGTCCTCCGGGCACTGGTAAGACTCTGTTGGCTAAAGGTATTGCTGGCGAAGCCAAGGTTCCTTTCTTCTCAATTTCTGGTTCTGACTTTGTCGAGATGTTTGTTGGCGTGGGTGCATCCCGTGTCCGCGACATGTTTGAGAACGCTAAGAAAAACGCACCGTGTATTATTTTCATCGACGAAATCGATGCAGTTGGTCGCCAACGTGGTGCCGGCTTGGGTGGCGGTAATGACGAGCGCGAACAGACTTTGAACCAGATGTTGGTTGAGATGGACGGTTTTGAAACCAACGCCGGCGTGATCGTCGTTGCAGCAACCAATAGGCCCGATATTTTGGACGCCGCACTGCTGCGCCCAGGTCGCTTTGACCGTCAGGTTTATGTCACGTTGCCAGATATCCGTGGCCGTGAACAAATTCTTAATGTGCACATGCGCAAAGTCCCACTGGGCCAAGACGTTAACCCGGGTGTAATTGCTCGCGGCACGCCCGGTATGTCAGGCGCTGACTTAGCTAACCTATGCAACGAAGCTGCTTTGATGGCTGCACGCCGCAATGCGCGTACGGTTGAGATGCAAGACTTTGAAAAAGCCAAAGACAAAATTTTGATGGGCCCAGAGCGCCGCAGCATGGTCATGCCAGAAGAAGAGCGTCGCAACACGGCGTATCACGAGTCTGGCCACGCATTGCTCGGCAAGATGTTGCCTAAGTGCGACCCAGTCCACAAAGTCACCATCATTCCACGTGGCCGCGCATTGGGTGTGACCATGAGTCTGCCAGCACAAGACCGCTACAGCTATGACAGAGACTATATGCTCAGCCAAATCAGCATGCTGTTCGGTGGCCGAATTGCTGAAGAAGTTTTCATGCATCAGATGACAACCGGCGCTAGTAATGACTTTGAGCGCGCCACTGGATTGGCCCGCGACATGGTCACTCGCTACGGCATGACCGAAGCTTTGGGCACCATGGTTTATGCTGAGAATGAAGGTGAAGTTTTCTTAGGTCGCTCAGTGACCAAGACCAACAACATGAGCGAAGCTACGCTGCAAAAAGTTGACGCCGAAGTTCGCCGCATCATTGATCAGCAATACGCCGTTGCGCGCACACTGATTGAAGACAACCAAGAAAAAGTTCACGCTATGGCCAAGGCTTTGCTTGAGTGGGAAACCATTGACGGTGAACAGCTTGACGACATCATTGCCGGCAAGCCTCCACGTCCACCTAAAGACTGGACACCGCGTAACGCTTCAGTTGGCGGCGGTAGTGGTCCTGATGGCGGCAGCCCTCCCGCTGTAGCTGCTGAGCCACCTGCAGCGCCAACGCCTACTGCGGCTTGA
- a CDS encoding RlmE family RNA methyltransferase, producing the protein MKANTKTGSATPHGGAKLAINTSNKPAKPLAALVKPAKPAKTGGKVNKAWLHEHINDPYVKQAKREGYRARAVYKLKEIDETLGLIKPGNWIVDLGSTPGAWSQYVRRKLSPTGAATGELNGRILALDLLPMDPIEGVVFIQGDFREAEVLAVLEQELKSGNNPRKLDAVISDMAPNLSGIESADAARISDLVELAVDFANQHMKPDGTLVVKLFHGGAYDPMVKLFKESFKVVKRMKPKASRSGSSETFLVGIGLKK; encoded by the coding sequence ATGAAAGCAAACACAAAGACTGGCAGCGCTACCCCTCACGGCGGCGCAAAGCTGGCTATTAACACCTCTAACAAGCCTGCAAAGCCTCTGGCAGCATTGGTTAAGCCGGCCAAACCGGCTAAGACTGGCGGCAAAGTTAACAAGGCTTGGCTGCACGAGCACATTAACGATCCCTACGTTAAACAGGCTAAGCGCGAGGGCTATAGAGCGCGTGCCGTCTATAAGCTCAAAGAAATTGATGAGACCTTAGGCCTGATCAAACCGGGTAATTGGATTGTTGACTTGGGCAGCACACCTGGCGCTTGGAGTCAGTATGTGAGGCGCAAGCTATCACCAACCGGTGCGGCGACAGGGGAACTCAATGGCCGAATTTTGGCGCTTGACTTGCTTCCCATGGATCCTATTGAAGGCGTGGTTTTTATTCAGGGCGACTTTCGTGAAGCCGAGGTTTTGGCAGTACTTGAGCAAGAATTGAAAAGTGGCAACAATCCACGCAAGCTCGACGCCGTGATTTCTGATATGGCCCCTAATCTTTCTGGTATTGAGTCAGCAGACGCTGCGCGCATCAGTGATTTGGTAGAGTTGGCAGTTGACTTTGCCAACCAGCATATGAAGCCTGACGGCACATTGGTCGTCAAACTTTTCCACGGCGGAGCATATGACCCCATGGTTAAGCTTTTTAAGGAAAGTTTTAAAGTGGTTAAGCGTATGAAGCCGAAAGCTTCACGCTCTGGATCATCGGAAACTTTTTTGGTTGGTATCGGTTTGAAAAAATAA